The following are encoded in a window of Chryseobacterium sp. genomic DNA:
- a CDS encoding MBL fold metallo-hydrolase, translating into MLHIKSFVFNPFSENTYIIYNNERRAFIVDPGNFSDAETQQLQNFIGENGLTVQNILLTHAHIDHVLGLQWAHDTYKVPVKLHEIEKEILDRNPMDANRFGFFFKPFSGELKFLKEKEMISLGEDQLEVFHVPGHSPGSVAYYSKESGLTLSGDVLFEGSIGRTDLYKGNHEQLIASVSEKLFTLPDDTKVYSGHGNPTTIGFEKQYNPFFR; encoded by the coding sequence ATGCTTCATATAAAATCTTTCGTCTTTAATCCTTTCTCAGAAAATACCTACATCATTTATAATAACGAACGGCGGGCTTTTATTGTGGATCCCGGCAATTTCAGTGATGCGGAAACACAGCAACTTCAGAATTTTATCGGCGAAAATGGCTTAACCGTTCAGAATATTCTGCTGACCCATGCGCATATCGACCATGTGCTGGGTTTGCAGTGGGCACACGATACCTATAAAGTTCCCGTGAAGCTGCACGAAATTGAAAAGGAGATTTTGGACCGCAATCCTATGGATGCCAACCGTTTCGGTTTCTTTTTCAAACCTTTCAGCGGCGAACTTAAATTTCTGAAGGAAAAAGAGATGATTTCCCTGGGTGAAGATCAACTGGAAGTTTTTCATGTGCCGGGCCACTCCCCCGGAAGTGTTGCCTATTACAGTAAAGAAAGCGGTCTGACTCTTTCCGGCGATGTACTCTTTGAAGGCAGCATCGGTCGGACGGACTTATATAAGGGAAATCATGAACAGCTGATCGCAAGTGTCAGCGAAAAGCTCTTTACCCTTCCCGACGATACCAAAGTATACAGTGGGCACGGTAATCCTACCACCATAGGTTTTGAAAAGCAGTATAATCCTTTTTTCAGATAA
- a CDS encoding type IX secretion system plug protein domain-containing protein, with translation MKPLTITLLFLSVYIFGQDIRSIQLFNPQTNDETPVIGFNERLILKFDDFSNSSTAYRYTIRHLDRNWKDDGLFFTEYAQGSLNALIDDFRYSFNTLQKYTNYTLTIPNEKIKPKISGNYELVVYTDSASRPVFTKRFSVTESAAEVGVLVGRTTDARNPQINQRVEVQASGPALLQNLNSVSLSVVQNNNINMALNNLRPTTTLGNRIMFQQMNLAFPGNMEFYYFDNKIIDQAIDMVSGTEQIDGTNYTYLHPVWAYPENYQYQPDVNGAFYFRRNDLGIERNADNEADYSWVHFTLESHKMDKDIFVLGAFNDFKPGKENQMTYDEGRGMYVGRIYLKQGFYNYILATRPPGGQLNFGEINGNFWQTENLYQAYLYYTPFGRNYDGLMGYGEFRTPVR, from the coding sequence ATGAAACCATTAACTATAACCTTACTGTTTCTGTCGGTTTATATTTTCGGACAGGACATCCGCAGTATACAGCTTTTCAACCCCCAAACCAACGATGAAACACCTGTAATTGGCTTTAATGAAAGACTCATTCTGAAGTTTGACGATTTTTCCAATTCCAGCACCGCGTACAGATACACAATCCGGCATCTGGACCGGAACTGGAAGGACGACGGCCTTTTTTTCACGGAATATGCACAGGGCAGCCTGAACGCGCTGATCGATGATTTCAGATACTCATTCAACACTTTACAGAAATATACCAATTACACGCTTACCATTCCAAACGAAAAAATAAAACCAAAGATCTCAGGTAATTACGAGCTGGTGGTTTATACCGACAGTGCCAGCAGGCCGGTGTTCACAAAGAGATTCTCGGTCACTGAATCTGCGGCCGAAGTAGGTGTATTGGTAGGCCGAACCACCGACGCCCGGAACCCGCAGATCAACCAGAGGGTTGAAGTGCAGGCCAGCGGTCCGGCTCTGCTTCAGAATTTGAATTCCGTAAGTCTTTCGGTGGTGCAGAACAACAATATAAATATGGCTCTTAATAATCTGAGACCTACGACAACTTTGGGTAACCGCATAATGTTCCAGCAGATGAACCTTGCATTCCCCGGAAACATGGAATTTTATTATTTCGACAATAAAATAATTGATCAGGCAATAGACATGGTATCGGGCACGGAGCAGATTGACGGAACCAACTATACTTATCTTCATCCCGTATGGGCCTATCCGGAGAACTATCAGTATCAACCTGATGTAAACGGCGCTTTCTATTTCCGTAGAAATGATTTGGGTATTGAGCGGAATGCCGACAATGAGGCCGATTATTCTTGGGTACATTTCACCCTGGAATCGCACAAAATGGATAAAGACATCTTTGTCCTGGGTGCTTTTAACGATTTTAAACCGGGGAAAGAAAACCAGATGACATATGATGAAGGAAGAGGAATGTACGTTGGCAGGATATATTTGAAACAGGGTTTCTACAATTACATCCTGGCCACAAGGCCTCCCGGCGGACAGTTAAACTTCGGCGAAATCAACGGTAATTTCTGGCAAACCGAAAACTTGTACCAGGCGTATCTTTACTACACTCCTTTTGGCCGAAACTATGACGGTCTTATGGGTTACGGCGAATTCAGAACGCCGGTTCGCTAG